Proteins from one Fragaria vesca subsp. vesca linkage group LG6, FraVesHawaii_1.0, whole genome shotgun sequence genomic window:
- the LOC101303136 gene encoding E3 ubiquitin-protein ligase RHA2A-like encodes MGALSQFFSHLYTISIIFFTLFALEVVILVRSITGLKPNSEKRVITTAQYLKLIDQKNPTVSYSSKKKNLLRAHEECSVCLSEFEEGEKIRQLKCKHRFHKDCVDKWLQQYWATCPLCRTKVVPDDVVASYHRLRNQVEYDGSDEELIFLLSSLQGNNFQRFF; translated from the coding sequence ATGGGAGCTCTCTCTCAATTCTTCTCCCACCTCTACACCATCTCCATCATCTTCTTCACCCTCTTCGCCCTCGAAGTCGTCATCCTCGTCCGCTCCATCACCGGCCTCAAACCCAACTCGGAGAAACGCGTCATCACCACCGCGCAGTACCTCAAGCTCATCGACCAGAAGAACCCCACGGTCTCCTACTCTAGCAAGAAGAAGAACCTGTTGAGGGCTCACGAGGAGTGCTCGGTGTGCTTGTCGGAGTTCGAAGAGGGGGAGAAAATCAGGCAGCTGAAATGCAAGCACAGGTTTCACAAGGACTGCGTTGACAAGTGGTTGCAGCAGTATTGGGCCACGTGTCCGCTTTGCAGGACGAAGGTGGTGCCGGACGACGTTGTGGCGAGCTACCACCGGCTGAGGAATCAAGTGGAGTACGACGGCAGCGATGAGGAGCTGATCTTCTTGTTATCTTCGTTGCAGGGTAATAATTTCCAGAGATTCTTCTAA